One genomic window of Pseudomonas sp. LFM046 includes the following:
- a CDS encoding PrkA family serine protein kinase, with translation MSIFSHFQQRFEASRQEEYSLQEYLELCKQDRSAYASAAERMLLAIGEPELLDTSLDPRLSRIFSNKVIRRYPAFADFHGMEECIDQIVAFFRHAAQGLEEKKQILYLLGPVGGGKSSLAEKLKQLMEHVPFYAIKGSPVFESPLGLFNPDEDGAILEEEYGIPRRYLRTVISPWATKRLNEFGGDISKFRVVKLYPSILNQTAIAKTEPGDENNQDISSLVGKVDIRKLEEFPQNDADAYSYSGALCRANQGLMEFVEMFKAPIKVLHPLLTATQEGNYNSTEGLGGLPFSGIILAHSNESEWHSFRNNKNNEAFIDRIYIVKVPYCLRVTDEIKIYDKLLANSSLAHAHCAPDTLRMLAQFSALSRLKEPENSNIYSKMRVYDGENLKDTDPKAKSIQEYRDSAGVDEGMNGLSTRFAFKILSKVFNFDPHEVAANPVHLLYVLEQQIEQEQFPAETRERYLRYIKEYLAPRYIEFIGKEIQTAYLESYSEYGQNIFDRYVLYADFWIQDQEYRDPETGEILNRVALNEELEKIEKPAGISNPKDFRNEIVNFVLRARANNNGKNPSWLSYEKLRVVIEKKMFSNTEDLLPVISFNAKGSKEEQQKHNDFVKRMVERGYTEKQVRLLSEWYLRVRKSQ, from the coding sequence ATGAGCATTTTCAGCCACTTCCAACAACGCTTCGAAGCTAGTCGCCAGGAAGAATATTCCCTGCAGGAATATCTTGAGCTCTGCAAGCAGGACCGTAGTGCCTATGCCAGCGCGGCGGAACGCATGCTCCTGGCCATTGGCGAACCGGAGCTGCTGGATACTTCGCTGGACCCCAGGCTCTCGCGGATCTTCTCCAACAAGGTGATCCGCCGCTACCCCGCCTTCGCCGACTTCCACGGCATGGAAGAATGCATCGACCAGATCGTCGCGTTCTTCCGCCATGCCGCCCAGGGCCTTGAGGAGAAGAAACAGATCCTCTACCTGCTGGGCCCGGTAGGCGGTGGCAAGTCGTCCCTGGCGGAAAAGCTGAAGCAACTCATGGAGCACGTGCCCTTCTATGCGATCAAGGGCTCTCCGGTGTTCGAGTCGCCACTCGGCCTGTTCAATCCTGACGAGGATGGCGCGATTCTCGAAGAGGAATACGGCATCCCGCGGCGCTACCTGCGCACCGTGATCTCGCCCTGGGCCACCAAGCGCCTGAACGAGTTCGGCGGCGATATCAGCAAGTTCCGCGTGGTCAAGCTGTACCCGTCGATCCTCAACCAGACCGCCATCGCCAAGACCGAGCCGGGCGACGAGAACAACCAGGACATTTCCTCCCTGGTGGGCAAGGTGGATATCCGCAAGCTCGAAGAATTCCCGCAGAACGACGCCGACGCCTACAGCTATTCGGGCGCCCTGTGCCGGGCCAACCAGGGCCTGATGGAATTCGTCGAGATGTTCAAAGCGCCGATCAAGGTGCTGCACCCGTTGCTGACCGCAACCCAGGAAGGCAACTACAACAGCACCGAGGGCCTGGGCGGGCTGCCGTTCAGCGGCATCATCCTGGCCCACTCCAACGAATCGGAATGGCACAGCTTCCGCAACAACAAGAACAACGAGGCGTTCATCGACCGGATCTACATCGTCAAGGTGCCCTACTGCCTGCGGGTCACCGACGAGATCAAGATTTACGACAAGCTGCTGGCCAACAGCTCCCTGGCCCATGCGCACTGCGCGCCGGACACCCTGCGCATGCTGGCCCAGTTCTCCGCCCTGTCGCGACTGAAAGAGCCGGAGAACTCCAACATCTATTCGAAGATGCGCGTCTATGACGGCGAGAACCTCAAGGACACCGATCCCAAGGCCAAGTCGATCCAGGAATACCGCGACTCCGCAGGCGTGGACGAAGGCATGAACGGCCTGTCGACCCGCTTCGCCTTCAAGATCCTGTCCAAGGTGTTCAACTTCGACCCCCACGAGGTGGCCGCCAACCCGGTGCACCTGCTCTACGTCCTCGAGCAGCAGATCGAGCAGGAACAGTTCCCGGCCGAAACCCGCGAACGCTACCTGCGCTACATCAAGGAATACCTGGCGCCGCGCTACATCGAGTTCATCGGCAAGGAGATCCAGACCGCCTACCTCGAGTCCTACAGCGAATACGGCCAGAACATCTTCGACCGTTACGTGCTGTATGCGGACTTCTGGATCCAGGACCAGGAATACCGCGACCCGGAAACCGGCGAGATCCTCAATCGGGTGGCCCTGAACGAGGAGTTGGAAAAGATCGAGAAGCCCGCCGGCATCAGCAACCCGAAGGACTTCCGCAACGAGATCGTCAACTTCGTGCTGCGCGCCCGGGCCAACAACAACGGCAAGAACCCGAGCTGGCTCAGCTACGAGAAGCTGCGCG
- the apaG gene encoding Co2+/Mg2+ efflux protein ApaG — MSDPRYKVDVSVATRFLPDQSQPDENRFAFAYTVTIQNNGELPAKLLTRHWVITDGDGHVQEVRGAGVVGQQPLIAPGASHTYTSGTVMATRVGSMQGSYQMVADDGKHFDAIIAPFRLAVPGSLH; from the coding sequence GTGTCCGATCCCCGCTACAAGGTCGACGTCAGCGTCGCCACCCGCTTCCTCCCGGACCAGTCGCAGCCGGATGAGAACCGCTTTGCCTTCGCCTACACCGTCACCATCCAGAACAACGGCGAACTGCCGGCCAAACTGCTGACCCGCCACTGGGTGATCACCGACGGCGACGGCCACGTGCAGGAAGTTCGCGGCGCCGGCGTTGTCGGCCAGCAGCCCCTGATCGCTCCGGGCGCCAGCCACACCTACACCAGCGGGACCGTGATGGCGACCCGCGTCGGCAGCATGCAGGGCAGCTACCAGATGGTCGCCGACGACGGCAAGCACTTCGATGCCATCATCGCCCCCTTCCGCCTCGCCGTTCCCGGCTCCCTGCACTGA
- the glpE gene encoding thiosulfate sulfurtransferase GlpE: MSEFQRIAPEQAQALREQGAVVVDIRDPQSFALGHISGSHHLDNYSLADFIARADFDKPLIVACYHGNSSQGAAAYLAHQGFSEVYSLDGGFELWRSVYPGEVAQGSTE, from the coding sequence ATGAGTGAATTCCAACGCATCGCCCCGGAACAGGCCCAGGCCCTGCGCGAACAGGGCGCGGTGGTGGTCGACATCCGCGACCCGCAGAGCTTCGCCCTCGGCCACATCAGCGGCTCGCACCACCTGGACAACTACTCACTGGCGGACTTCATCGCCCGTGCCGACTTCGACAAGCCACTGATCGTGGCCTGCTACCACGGCAACTCCAGCCAGGGCGCGGCCGCCTATCTCGCGCATCAGGGCTTCTCGGAGGTCTATAGCCTGGATGGCGGCTTCGAACTCTGGCGCAGCGTCTATCCCGGCGAAGTTGCCCAGGGCAGCACCGAGTAA
- a CDS encoding symmetrical bis(5'-nucleosyl)-tetraphosphatase produces MTAYAVGDLQGCLDPLKCLLEQVRFDPAKDELWLVGDLVNRGPKSLETLRFLYSIRESLVCVLGNHDLHLLAAAHNIERLRKADTLREILDAPDCAELLDWLRRQKLLHYDEQRDVVLVHAGIPPQWSLKKALKRAAEVEEALQDDARLPLYLDGMYGNEPVKWDGNLHGAARLRVITNYFTRMRFCRADGTLDLKSKEGLDTAPPGFAPWFSYPERKTRGQKIIFGHWAALEGQCDEPGLFALDTGCVWGGAMTLLNIDSGERISCSCEEYRHE; encoded by the coding sequence ATGACGGCTTACGCAGTAGGCGACCTCCAAGGCTGCCTGGACCCTCTGAAATGTCTCCTGGAGCAGGTCCGTTTCGACCCGGCGAAGGACGAACTCTGGCTGGTGGGCGACCTGGTCAACCGTGGCCCCAAGTCCCTCGAAACCCTGCGCTTCCTCTACTCCATACGGGAATCGCTGGTCTGCGTGCTCGGCAATCATGACCTGCACCTGCTCGCCGCCGCCCACAACATCGAGCGGTTGCGCAAGGCGGACACCCTGCGCGAGATCCTCGACGCACCGGACTGTGCCGAACTGCTCGACTGGCTGCGCCGGCAGAAACTCCTGCATTACGACGAGCAACGTGACGTTGTCCTGGTTCATGCCGGCATTCCGCCCCAGTGGTCGCTGAAGAAAGCCCTGAAGCGCGCCGCCGAGGTAGAGGAAGCCCTGCAGGACGATGCCCGCCTGCCGCTCTACCTCGACGGCATGTACGGCAACGAGCCGGTCAAATGGGACGGAAACCTGCACGGCGCGGCGCGCCTGCGGGTCATCACCAACTATTTCACCCGCATGCGTTTCTGCCGTGCCGACGGCACCCTGGACCTGAAGTCCAAGGAAGGCCTGGACACGGCTCCGCCCGGCTTCGCCCCCTGGTTCAGCTACCCCGAGCGCAAGACCCGTGGGCAGAAAATCATCTTCGGCCACTGGGCGGCCCTGGAAGGCCAGTGCGACGAACCCGGCCTGTTCGCCCTCGACACCGGCTGCGTCTGGGGCGGCGCCATGACCCTTCTGAACATCGACAGCGGCGAGCGCATCAGTTGCAGCTGCGAGGAGTACCGCCATGAGTGA
- the rsmA gene encoding 16S rRNA (adenine(1518)-N(6)/adenine(1519)-N(6))-dimethyltransferase RsmA → MSEHYQHRARKRFGQNFLHDAGVIHRILRSIHARAGERLLEIGPGQGALTEGLLGSGAQLDVVELDLDLIPILQHKFGQLPNFRLNQGDALKFDFRQLDAEPHSLRVVGNLPYNISTPLIFHLLDHADLIRDMHFMLQKEVVERLAAEPGGGDWGRLSIMVQYHCRVEHLFNVGPGAFNPPPKVDSAIVRLVPHEVVPHPAQDVALLERVVREAFNQRRKTLRNTLKGLLDAAAIEAAGVDGGLRPEQLDLAAFVRLADQLATTGPRP, encoded by the coding sequence ATGTCTGAACACTACCAACACCGCGCGCGCAAGCGTTTTGGCCAGAACTTCCTGCACGACGCGGGCGTCATCCACCGCATCCTGCGCAGCATCCACGCCCGTGCCGGCGAACGCCTGCTGGAGATTGGCCCGGGCCAGGGCGCCCTGACCGAGGGCCTGCTGGGCAGTGGTGCCCAACTCGACGTGGTCGAGCTGGACCTGGACCTCATCCCAATCCTCCAGCACAAGTTCGGCCAGTTGCCGAACTTCCGCCTCAACCAGGGCGACGCGCTGAAATTCGATTTCCGCCAGCTGGATGCCGAACCGCACAGCCTGCGGGTCGTGGGCAACCTGCCGTACAACATCTCCACGCCGCTGATCTTTCACCTGCTGGACCACGCGGACCTGATCCGCGACATGCATTTCATGCTGCAGAAGGAAGTGGTCGAGCGCCTGGCCGCCGAGCCAGGCGGCGGAGACTGGGGCCGGTTGTCGATCATGGTTCAGTACCACTGCCGCGTGGAGCACCTGTTCAACGTCGGCCCGGGCGCCTTCAACCCGCCGCCCAAGGTGGACTCGGCCATCGTCCGTCTGGTGCCCCATGAAGTGGTGCCCCATCCGGCCCAGGATGTCGCCCTGCTGGAGCGCGTCGTGCGCGAGGCGTTCAATCAGCGCCGCAAGACCCTGCGCAACACCCTCAAGGGTCTGCTGGACGCTGCCGCCATTGAGGCTGCGGGTGTCGACGGCGGCCTGCGCCCGGAGCAGCTCGACCTGGCCGCGTTCGTCCGCCTGGCCGATCAATTGGCCACTACCGGCCCAAGGCCCTAG